In Streptomyces paludis, the genomic stretch CCTCCGGGCCGGGGAGTTCCGGCTGGACCCGAGGGGGCACAAGGAGATCGCGACCGGGCAGTTCTGGGTACCGGACGACGTACGGCCCGGCACCCACAGCGTGCACGTACAGTGCGACAACGGCCGGCAGGCCCACGGCGAGCTGTACGTCGAGCACGGCGGGCCGCGCGGGCATGTACGGACCGGGGTGGGCGGCAGCGTCGCGCCCGACACCCCTCAGATCGCGGCGGGCGCGGCCGTTCTGGCCGGCGCCGCCGCGGGCGGGACCTGGCTCCTGCGCCGCCGGGCGAGCGGCGCGCAGGGAAGCTGACGGGGCGGCGGCACGCACCCCGCCCCCGGTTCCGCCCCGCGTCCCCGCCCCCGTCACGCTCATCGCTGACGGGGGCGGGGAACTTCGTAGTCCGTTTTCCGTACTCCGCTCTCTCCGTACCTCCCTGATCCCGGAGGCCGCTCCATGACCACCACGGCCGGCAGGACCGGTAAGCGCGGCGGCTGGTTCGTCGTCCTCGCCCTCTGCACGGGGGTCTGGCTCGTCCACAACGGGTTCCAGCCCGTCACCCCGCCCATGCCGTCCGCCGCCCAGGCGTTCGCGGCCGGGCCCGGCCACCACACGGAGGCCGCCGCCGATCCCCTGTCGCCCGCCGCGCCGGTCGCCGTCCGTATCCCCGCCATCGACGTCGACGCGCCCGTCCTGGGGCTCGGGCTCGCGCGGGACGGCAGCCTCGACGTACCGCCGGCCGGCAACGGCAATATCGTCAGCTGGTACAAGGACGGCGCCTCCCCCGGCGCCAAGGGCACCGCGATCGTCGCCGGGCATGTCGACAACGCGCGCGGCCCGGCGGTCTTCTACGCCCTCGGCACCCTCAAGAAGGGCGCGCACGTCGAGGTGGCCCGCTCGGACGGCCGTACCGCCGTCTTCACCGTCGACGCCGTCGAGGTCTACGAGAACAGCGACTTTCCCGACGACAAGGTGTACGGGTCCACCGACCGGGCGGAGTTGCGGGTGATCACCTGCGGCGGCAGCTTCTCCGCGAAGACGGGCTACCAGGGCAACGTAGTGGCGTACGCGCATCTCATCGGGGTCCGCAAGACCTGAGAGTGGGGTCCTCCCCACTCCGGAGACCCCCGGCAGCCGGATGGTCCGTCCCGCCGCGCCTTCCTAGCGTTGCCCCATGCCCGCAACGCCATCGAACACGAAGCGCCGTATCAGCGACCGCGCCACCCGCCGTACCAACCGTCCTGCTGATCGCCGCACCACCCGCCGCACCACCCGCCGATCCGCC encodes the following:
- a CDS encoding class F sortase — its product is MTTTAGRTGKRGGWFVVLALCTGVWLVHNGFQPVTPPMPSAAQAFAAGPGHHTEAAADPLSPAAPVAVRIPAIDVDAPVLGLGLARDGSLDVPPAGNGNIVSWYKDGASPGAKGTAIVAGHVDNARGPAVFYALGTLKKGAHVEVARSDGRTAVFTVDAVEVYENSDFPDDKVYGSTDRAELRVITCGGSFSAKTGYQGNVVAYAHLIGVRKT